One Arthrobacter sp. StoSoilB20 DNA segment encodes these proteins:
- a CDS encoding FAD/NAD(P)-binding oxidoreductase, with the protein MSNHHDVVIIGGGNAGVSLAARLRRYGVKDIALIEPKDHHLYQPLFSHIAGGRAEVKEAIRSQSSVTPKGVAWIKDKAVDVDTTANAVLLATGRTVSYQHLVVCPGLQYQWDAVPGLAEAVHSPYGASHYEFELAPKAWSLLRSVRSGTVIFTMPSGPIKCGGASQKPMYLACDYWREQGVLDNIRVVMVQPYPTVFGVPEVDRELERIIAAYGIELRTNSELVAVDPVGRQATIRNIVTGTTEDLAYDVLNAVPPQSAPDWLAATDLPAPGRQDGFVEVDTETLRHVRFANIWSLGDAAATTNSKAGGALRKQTKVLARNLVAARRGKPPVMKYNGYSVCPFTVSRTTVVFAEFDHRYRPMPTFPRVPTWKESRLSWWVDRIMFPKVYWHMILKGRA; encoded by the coding sequence ATGTCCAACCACCATGATGTAGTCATCATCGGCGGAGGTAATGCTGGGGTATCGCTGGCGGCACGCCTAAGGCGCTACGGGGTCAAGGATATCGCCCTCATTGAGCCCAAGGACCATCACCTCTATCAGCCGCTGTTCTCCCATATTGCCGGTGGCAGGGCTGAGGTCAAGGAGGCCATCCGCAGCCAGTCATCCGTGACGCCCAAGGGAGTTGCCTGGATCAAGGACAAAGCTGTGGATGTAGACACCACCGCCAACGCAGTGTTGCTGGCAACGGGCAGAACCGTAAGCTACCAGCACCTGGTTGTTTGTCCAGGGCTTCAGTACCAGTGGGATGCTGTGCCGGGCTTGGCGGAGGCTGTCCATTCCCCCTACGGCGCTTCGCATTATGAGTTCGAGCTCGCCCCGAAAGCCTGGTCCCTTCTGCGCAGCGTGCGGTCCGGCACCGTAATTTTCACCATGCCATCAGGGCCCATCAAATGTGGGGGTGCCAGTCAGAAGCCGATGTACCTGGCCTGTGACTACTGGCGTGAACAGGGCGTTCTGGACAATATCCGGGTAGTGATGGTGCAGCCCTATCCCACAGTGTTCGGCGTGCCCGAGGTAGACAGGGAGCTTGAGCGGATCATCGCCGCGTACGGCATTGAACTGCGGACAAACAGCGAATTGGTGGCTGTGGATCCCGTAGGCAGGCAGGCAACCATCCGCAACATAGTCACCGGTACAACAGAGGACCTGGCCTACGACGTCCTCAATGCGGTGCCGCCCCAGTCGGCACCGGACTGGCTCGCGGCAACGGACTTGCCGGCCCCTGGCCGGCAGGATGGATTTGTCGAAGTCGATACCGAGACGTTGCGCCACGTCCGCTTCGCTAATATTTGGTCCCTCGGCGACGCCGCAGCCACCACCAATTCCAAGGCCGGCGGCGCGCTGCGGAAGCAGACCAAGGTGCTGGCCAGGAACCTGGTTGCCGCGCGCCGTGGAAAACCGCCGGTGATGAAATACAACGGCTATTCAGTGTGCCCCTTCACCGTCTCCCGCACCACGGTGGTCTTTGCCGAGTTCGATCACCGGTACCGCCCGATGCCCACCTTTCCCCGGGTGCCCACGTGGAAGGAAAGCCGGTTGTCGTGGTGGGTGGACCGCATCATGTTCCCCAAGGTCTACTGGCACATGATCCTCAAAGGCCGGGCCTGA